DNA sequence from the Salvia hispanica cultivar TCC Black 2014 unplaced genomic scaffold, UniMelb_Shisp_WGS_1.0 HiC_scaffold_539, whole genome shotgun sequence genome:
tattataattattattattcttattattattaaatctcTACTTAGATTTGATCTCAATCGCACCTCAATGTTTGAACTTCACCATTAACACAAACTCTACCTCCAATTTGTTCATCTTAGTTGTTAATCCACCAACATagcaaaatatgaattttacaaatttgcCCTCTACTCCTTTGAGGGTGTTTTTGtcttaaaaaagtaaaaaagttaGAAGAATCTTAAACGTGCATAAATGCGGGTATATGGATcgcaaataatattttcgaAATATAGGGAAGCAAATGTCCGACATGCCAAGTATATGgcttaaatatatattcactctaaaaattacaaatactCCAACTAACCTATGTGTATATTTTTAgctattcaataaaataattttgttaatttagagcactcccaatgggtGGCGTTAAATCCGGCAAAAAATCACCGATTATCGCCGGGCGTTAGGGAgaattcggcgataattcggcgttAATTCTCGAATTAACGTCAACTCCCGAAAattcgccggattatcgccggattatcgccgaccactgTGAGGCGATAATCCgtgataaaaatagtttttttttttttttaatttccccctataaatttaaaatttaataataccTCACTCCGATCCGATCACGAAACCATTCGCCGCCGGCCAAATGCTGTCGCCGGAGCTCCAGTCCCGGGCTTTCCGCCCTTATATTTCCTCCTCCTCCAGCGCCCCCTCATTCCCCACCACCTCCTATAACGGAGagcaaaaccctaaccctagtcCTCCGACGTCCTTATATTACGGCGTAGCAGGCGGAAGAAGCGGCCGCCGCTCCAGTTCCTCTATGAACAACTCTCGCCTCTCCCCTTCCTCGTTTCTCCACAATGCTAGAATCGCCCTTGCACTCGTCCCGTCCGCAGCCTTCCTCCTCGACCTCGGCGGTGCTCCGGTCGTCGCCACCATTGTTGTTGGACTCATGATTGCTTATATCCTCGATTCTCTTAATTTCAAATCCGGTTCCTTCTTCGCCGTCTGGTTTACTCTCATCGGCGCGCAGATTGCCTTCTTCTTCAGCTCCTCGCTCTACTACACCTTCAATTATGTTTCCCTTGCTATTCTCTCCGCCTTAACTTGTGCATTGGCGAATTTTCTAATCGGAGTTTGGGCATCGTTGCAGTTCAAGTGGATACAGATCGAGCACCCCACTATTGTGCTCGCTCTCGAACGCCTCTTGTTCGCATGCGTTCCGCTAATAGCTTCCACGCTTTTTACTTGGGCAACAGTTTCTGCGGTGGGTATGTGGAATGCTGCTTACTATCTCATGCTTTTTAATTGCATATTCTACTGGCTGTACTCAGTCCCCCGTGTATCCTCGTTCAAACTGAAGCAAGAAGTGAATTTCCATGGAGGTGAGGTCCCCGAAGATAGTTTCATTCTTGGGCAGCTTGAATGCTGTGTGCATACGCTGACTCTTTTGTTCATTCCCGTGTCGTTCCACATTGCCTCTCACTATTTGGTTATGTTCTCATCAAGTGCTGCCATCTCCGATTTGTTTCTGCTTTTCTTCATCCCCTTTCTGCTTCAGCTGTATGCATCTACAAGAGGGGCATTGTGGTGGGTTACTAAGAACGAGTACCAGTTGCAGAGCATTCGATTCGTCAATGGTGTTGTGGCATTAGTTGTTATTGTT
Encoded proteins:
- the LOC125199530 gene encoding uncharacterized protein LOC125199530 — translated: MLSPELQSRAFRPYISSSSSAPSFPTTSYNGEQNPNPSPPTSLYYGVAGGRSGRRSSSSMNNSRLSPSSFLHNARIALALVPSAAFLLDLGGAPVVATIVVGLMIAYILDSLNFKSGSFFAVWFTLIGAQIAFFFSSSLYYTFNYVSLAILSALTCALANFLIGVWASLQFKWIQIEHPTIVLALERLLFACVPLIASTLFTWATVSAVGMWNAAYYLMLFNCIFYWLYSVPRVSSFKLKQEVNFHGGEVPEDSFILGQLECCVHTLTLLFIPVSFHIASHYLVMFSSSAAISDLFLLFFIPFLLQLYASTRGALWWVTKNEYQLQSIRFVNGVVALVVIVICLEIRVVFHSFGRYIHVPPPLNYLLVTITMLGGAAAAGSYALGMVSDAFSSLVFTALAVTVSAAGAIVVGFPIL